The uncultured Campylobacter sp. genome includes the window CGACAAAAATTTAAATCCGCTAAGATCCAAGCCGAAGCCGTCAATAGTGTATTTTTAGTCTAAATTTATCAAATAGGACGCAAATCAAGGCACAGTAAAGTCCATCAGTGCTTAAAACCTCGATTTTTATGGGCTTAAGGTTTTAAGTCCGTAGGTTCCACAAACTCCAGCGGAGTAGATTTACACTGCAGATCGGCTATACCCAAGCGCTTCAGCGTTTTGTTTCAAACTCCAGCGGAGAGAATTTACATGTCATTTCTATTCCCATTTTGCGATTCTTCATCGTGGTTTCAAACTCTAGTGGAGGAAATTTACACCCCGCCATAGAAAGAAACATTGCAGATGTCAAAAAGTTTCAAACTCCAATGGAGGAAATTTACACTTTGTATTCTTTTGAAATACATAAGCGAATGATGCGTTTCAAACTCCAGCGGAGAGAATTTACACAGCGTTAGGAATTCTATTTTTCTAGGCTATGAATATTGAAGTTTATATTCCTGTTCCTTAAATTTATATAAGCGGCAAAGGCTGTTTAAAGTAAAACACCGTATTTGCGGTGTTTTGCAAATCTCAGCCAAAGCCTTATCGGTATATTTGCAAAATTCCAACCGCAAATTGATAGCGCGATTTAACGGCGCAAAAGTCGTTGCCGTTTTGCCGCGCTGTCATTCCGCCTCGCACTATCTAGCTAGCTTACTACGCGCTGATAAACCGGCAATTCGGCACCGGCAAACTTTTACACACGTTCAATCGCATCCCGCCGCCACGCTACCGTACCCACAATCACAGCGCCCATAAATTTTGCCGCATTGCCGTACCGATAACCGCAATACTATCTTAAATTTACTGCTCCGCCGCGTCGTCGTCTTACTCTTAAATTTACCTTCTGTAGCCAAGGGTGCGCTGGATAACACGACATCGGTATTTTTGTTTTGCTCTAAATTTACCTTCCGTCGCACCGCCAAATTTAGCCGCGTCGCAAGCTGCGTTTTCTAAGGTAGCTGTAAATCCAAGCTCCGAGCAATAAAACCGCCGCGAGGCAATACATATAAAAGGCCGCGCCGTTTTCATACTCCACGTCCTGCGCGGTAAAGACCGGCTGCGACATCTCTGGATTTCGCGCCGCCTCGTCCGCGATCTGCGCCATCACCTCATCATCATGCACGTCTAGCGTGATCTTTCGCAGATCGATGAAATTCGTCCGCTTATCCAGATGCCTGCCGCTGCGACCCGTGACATAAACGCTATGCGAGTAGAAATTTAGATAATAAAATCCCGCGTCGTCCTTAAACAGCCTTTCCGAGATCTGCCGCACGGCGCCTTTAAACGGATTGTCGCCCGCCCTTTTTAGCGCGCTTAGCCTGCTAGCGTCTCCGCCAAATTTATAATAAATGTACCAAAGAGCGTCCTTGAGCCGACCCTCAATGCCGCTGCCGCGCGGGCGATTTAAAATTTTATCCTTGCTTAGATAAAATATGCCGTTTTTGCTCGCAAACAGCATGTATTCTTGATGTCCGCTCTGAAAATTTAGCGGCGTATAGGGCTCGTTTGCGGGGTCAAATCTCTCGCCGTTCATAAGCACTGCGCCCGCCTTCGGATCGTAAAGAAACTCTATACCGGCGTTTGGCTCCACGAGATACATCTGCTCGCTAGGCGTTAAATTTAGCCTCTCGCCGTCCGCATAGACGCTGCGTCCGTCGCTTAGCCACCGATCGACCGGGCGAAAGTGCGCGGGCGAGCCTGGGCCGTCTTCGTATACGGTTTTTAGCCTTATCTGTTTTAGATTTTTTGCATCCGCACCCGCTAAAATTTCACCCTCGTAAAATACCCGCTCGCCGTCCGTGGCGACGTAAGGGCTCTCGGTCAGCGGCGAGATAGGCGCGCTAGTATCAAGTCTAGCGTAT containing:
- a CDS encoding DKNYY domain-containing protein, producing MKKTNNLSKFDKKALRLLFAVLFVPLFVSLVFIYELSVYDSSRELPADAQKIGGSDYYNISGKIYLRSWNLAPYELEGGADAASFRALDTGRYSYANVGMDASSVFCGARKMSGLDPARTQKIGSRYYSDGRVSYFCSDVTQRTGGAISYIYKVFFHAFGLSKWPQEYNYPYARLDTSAPISPLTESPYVATDGERVFYEGEILAGADAKNLKQIRLKTVYEDGPGSPAHFRPVDRWLSDGRSVYADGERLNLTPSEQMYLVEPNAGIEFLYDPKAGAVLMNGERFDPANEPYTPLNFQSGHQEYMLFASKNGIFYLSKDKILNRPRGSGIEGRLKDALWYIYYKFGGDASRLSALKRAGDNPFKGAVRQISERLFKDDAGFYYLNFYSHSVYVTGRSGRHLDKRTNFIDLRKITLDVHDDEVMAQIADEAARNPEMSQPVFTAQDVEYENGAAFYMYCLAAVLLLGAWIYSYLRKRSLRRG